GCCCCAGCCACGCGCCGGCCCCCGGCTCGAAGTGCGTCACCTCCGCCACCCGGCCGCCGGCCACCCCGATCACCAGCACCCCCACCAGGTGCAGCCCGCCCGACACCGGGTCGCGCACGTACTCGCCCCACGCCGGCTGCCCGTTCGCGCCGGTCGGCACCATCCGCTCGATCGTGCGGCGGTGGTCGGTCATCGGGGCGAAGAAGGCCGCCGCGGCCTCCGGGCCGCGGTACTCGAACGGGAGCGGCGGCATCCGCACCCAGACGTCGTCCGACATCAGGGCGACCAGGTCTTCGACCGCACCGGATGTGAACGCGGTGACGAAGCGCTCCAGGAGCTCCGGGTCAGGGTCGATCGGGTCGACGGCGTGCGGAGCGTCCGCGAGTGTGGCGCGAGCGCGTTTCAGTGCGCCGTTGAGGGAGTCGACCGTCACGCCGAGGAGGTCGGCGGCCTCCGCAGCGGGGTAGCCGAGCACGTCGCGGAGGAGGAGGGCGGCCCGCTGGGAGGGCGGCAGCAGCTGGAGGGCGCGCGTGAACGCGAGGGTGACCGCCTCCCGCGACTCGTACTGCGCCTCCGGGCCGGGGGCGTCGTCGGGGAGGCCGTCGAGCAGCGAGTCGGGGTACGGCTCCAGCCAGGACACCTCGCCGAGCGCGGTGGGCCGGGCGACCGGGGCGTCCACCTCGGCCGGCCTGCGGCGTCCGGCGCGGAGCACGTTGAGGCACCGGTTCGTCGCGATCCGGTAGAGCCAGGTCCGCAGCGACGACCGGCCCTCGAAGCCCGGCAGGCCCAGCCAGGCGCTCAGCAGGGTGTCCTGCACGGCGTCCTCCGCGTCCTGCACCGAGCCGAGCATCCGGTAGCAGTGCACGTGCAGCTCGCGGCGGTGCGGCGCGGTCAGCGCGTCGAATGCGGCGCGGTCGCCGCCGAGCGCGGCGTGGAGCAGCTGGTCGTCCATCGTCCCTCCCTCCCCGGCGGTCCGATTCTGGTCGTCCGTCTCCCCTGTGTCGACACCCGGGACGCCGAGAACTGGTCGAGGAACGCGTGACCAGTTTGCGCGCCCGCCGGCGTCTACCCCGGTGAATCGACAACCGCGGGTCGACGACCCGCGCACCGAAGGGAGAGCACCATGACCACGCAGACCGCCACCGACTACACCACCACGATCGACCTCGACCGCAGCCCGGACGAGGTCTCCGCCGCCATCGCGGACGTCGGCCGCTGGTGGCTCGGCGACGTCACCGGCCAGGCGGAGCGGGTGGGGGACGAGTTCACCTACCGCTACCGCGACCTCCACGACAGCACGCAGCAGGTCACCGTGTTCGAGCCGGGGCGTCGCATCGTCTGGGACGTGATCGACAGCGAGCTCGGCTTCGTGGCGGAGCCCGACCCGTGGACCGGCACGCGGATCGTGTTCGACCTCCAGCCGTCCGGCGACGGGACGCGCCTGACCTTCACCCACGAGGGCCTCACGCCGGCGAAGGAGTGCTACGACGCGTGCTCCGCGGGATGGGACCACTTCGTCGTCGGCAGCCTGCGCCGGTTCGTGGAGACCGGCGCAGGCGTGCCGCTGTGACGAAGCGTCAGACTCCGGTCAGCCGGCGCAGTTCGGCTGGTAGGCCGGGTCGGCCGGACCGTTCGGCACGCTGAGCGCCTCCAGCACGAGCTGCTGCACGACCGGGTCGTTGGGGGACTGATCGTGCTCGATCGGGTCGGCCGGGCACTTGTCCTGGATGACGGTGTTGGTGACCTGCGAGGGCGAGCCGCTCAGCGCCTGGCTCTGGTACGGCGTCACCACCTCGTCGTGGGTGGTCGAGATGACGGTGTAGCTCGGTCCCCTCACGGTGTCGCCGATCGAGTTCAGCTTCTGCAGGAACGCGGAGCCCGCGGTCTGGTCGGCGCACGCCGGGCAGGCCGACGGGTCAGCGCTGGTGAGCGCCGGCAGCCCGTCCGGTCCCGGGACGATGACGCCGTGGGTGCCGTGGTTGGAGGGCGCGATCCCGATGAGCTGGTGCACCTTCTTGGCGCCGCCGAGGAAGCCCAGGTAATAGCGGGGCATCATCCCGCCCTGACTGTGACCGACGAGGTCGACCTTCGTGGCCTTCGTGGAGGCCAGCACCGCGTCCACGAACGGGGCGAGCTGCTGGGCGGACTGGGCGATCGGGCCGGACGCGTCCACGCCGTTGTACTGGCCGTAGTCCAGGGCGAACACGCAGTAGCCCGCCTGCTTGAGCACGGGCGACATGGTGGACCAGTTCTTCGCCATGCTCTCGAACGTCCCCGGCACCAGGATCACGGGGTACGGGTGCGCGGCGGAGGGCACGCACGACCAGTCGTTGGCGCCGGGAGGCGAGACGGAGACGGTGTCCGCCTGGGCGGGCAGGGCGATCGCCAACGACCCGAGGGCCGCCGCGGTGGCGGCGACGAGCAGCTTCTTCAGTAACGACATCGGTACCTCTTCCTGTGCGCCCGGCGGATCGGAGTAGGGGGTCTCCACCGCGGACGCGAGTGATGCCGTGACACGGTAGACGCGGTGCGGGGAGGGTCAAGCCGATCGCAGGCTTCCGGGAGGCTTCGCTCAGGTGGCGTGCAGGTGAGCCGGTGTCGAGCAAGCGGCGAACGCTGAGGAGGGGGCGGCGGATGCCCGCCGTCCCCTCCTTATCGTCGCGGTCGCGTCAGCCGGCCACGGGCGTCAGCGTCCAGAAGTGGTCCGCCGTCGCCGCGTCGGACGCGGTGGTGGAGGTCCCGCTCGCCGTCACGACGACCAGCGTGCCGTTGCGGCCGTGGCTGGAGGAGTCGACGATCGTGGTGCCGCCGGCCTCGTCGAAGGCGTAGTGCGCCACGTCCCCGCTGCCCACCGTTGCGGAGGCGAGGGCCGCGACCTCCGACGCGCCGAGCGCCCGCGAGTAGATGTTGAAATCGTCCACCTTCGCGTCGAGCGCCGGGTCGTTGTACTGCGACTTGCCGATCCAGTCGTTCGGCGTGGCTCCCATCGCGGACGGGTGCACGGTCATGTTCGTGTTGGTGCCGACGACCTGCCCGTTCACGTACAGGGTCCCGGTCGTCCCCGAGAGCGTCACCGTCACCAGAGACCACTGGCCGACAGGCAGCACGCTGGTGGCGTCGATCCGCTGCTCAGCGCCCGGGCCTCCCGTGGTGATGGCGAAGCGGAGGCCGGTGCCGGAGTTCACGGTCAGGAACATGTTGGTGCCGGGGCCGTTGCCGAAGTCGAACACGCGCGACCACGTGGTGTTCGCCGACGGGTCCACCCAGGCGGAGACCGTGTAGTCCGCGGTCAGCCCGCTGACGATCCCGGCCGGCAGCGAGACGTAGGACGCGGTGTGGCAGAAGTCGAGCGCGGTGCCGACCCGGCCGGGCGCACGCGGCCCGTCGACGGCGCAGGTCGGGGCGCCGTCGGTCCACTGGACCACGGAGGCGCCCGGCGCCGTGCTCATCGACGAGACCGCGAGGACCAGCCCGCTGCCGGCGTTGGCCAGCTTGACGCGGCCGTCCGCTGCCGGGATGACCTGCCAGAGCTGGTCGTCGCCTCCGGTGTCCGCGCCGACGACGACCTGCGCACCGTTCGCCGTGGGGGCCGACTGCACCCCGAGCACCGCGTGGGTCGCGCCGTTCACGACCTTGTAGAGGCCGGCGCCGCTGTAGACGAGCTTCCACATCTGGCTCGCGCCGCCGGTGGCCGCCGCCTGGTCGGCCGACGTGCCTGCGGTGTCGAGCGCGAGGCCGCTGTTGCCGTTGGTGAGCGTGTACTGGCCGTTGAGGTTCGTGACGGTGTTCGGGCGGGTGATGACGAGGTGATACCCGAACGCGGCGTTCATGGCGACCGGTACGGTGATCGAGCCGTCCGAGCCGACGTGGTACAGCGTGTTCGAGATGGTGATCGGCGCGGCCGTCGGGGTGGTGCGCCCGTACGACGGCGTGTACTCCAGCTTGACGCCGACGGCGTTGCCGAACTTGAGCGCGTTCAGCCCGTCGACGTGGATGGCCGTCGCACCGCTCCCGCCGCCCGCGATGACGTCCACCTCGGTCTTGTCCGCGGTGACGGAGGCTGCGCCGTCGAGGCCCGTCGACGCCGGCGGGGTGGTGGTGACCATGCTCCCGCTCATGTCGCCGTACCACGTGTAGAGCCAGTACGAGCCGTTGGGCGACCCGCCGGTGTCGGTGAGGGTGTCGCCGAGCGTGCCGTAGTGGTTCCAGAAGGCGAGCTCGGCGTTGTCCACGCCGTAGCGCTCGAACTTGGCGATGTAGCCGACCAGCGGTCCTGGCACGCCGATCTCGGACGGGGTCGCGTACTCCTCGATGGCGATCGGCCGCGGGGTGATCCCGAGGCTCTTCTCGATCGCCTCGACCTTCGCGATGTCGCCCTGGATGTGCGACGAGCTCTCCAGCTCGTGCCAGGCGATGATGTCGGGCACCGTGTTCGTGGCGACGGCGTTGGCGAGGAAGCCCTGCATCCCGCTGATGTTGTCCGAGTAGCTCGGACCCTGGATCGGCGTGGTGGCGTCGAGCGATCGGACCTCCCGGTAGGTGCGCGTCCACGCGTCATTGAAGGATCCGGCCTTGGCGGTGTCCCAGGTCCAGTCGGGCTCGTTCCAGAGCGCATAGGCGGAGATGTTCTTCGCGCCGGACGCCTGGACCGCCTTCACCTGCGTGTCGACCGCGCCGAGCCAGTCGCTCCAGCTCACCCACTTGTACGGGAAGTCCGGGTACCAGTCGGACATGCGGACCACGACCTTGGCGCCGGCCGCGGCGGCCTCCGGAGCGACGACGAGGGCGTCGCCTGCCGGGGCCGGCTCGCCGTTGGGGAGCTGATGGCCGCCGGGAGCCATCTGGACGAACGTGTTGGGCTTGATCGCCTGCACCAGGGAGTCCGAAGGGACGGTGCCGCTCGCCAGGCCGTACAGGGAGCCGGTGGCCACGTGCGTGACCGGGCGGAACGGCTGGTCGGCGTGGACTTCGAGGGTGGAGGCCGCGCCGGGGAGCGCGACGGCGGGGGCTGCTGCCAGGGCGGCGCCGGATGCTCCCAGGGCGAACGCGGTGAGCGTGGCCGTCAGGGCGGTCGGCGACCACCTCCTGCGGGGTGTCGTGCGTGACGTCATCTTGTGTTCTCCGTTGATCCGATGAAGTGGCGGTATTCGAACCGGTTCGATGACTCCGCGTCGGCTACGAGTGCCTGATCGGGGGAGAGAATCGGACGAATGGCCGTGGCCAGCACCGTAACAGCGCGTTTTCGCGAGGTCAAGCACTTTAGCGAACCGGTTCGACAATCCCGCGTCACGACATTCGTGCCGAATCGCGCCTTTCGCGGTGCCACAGCCGCGATTCGTGCCGAATGGGCGGGGCCAGGGGCACCACGTCCACCTCGATTCGTGCCGAATCGTGCGAATGCCCGGGTGAGAGGCACGATTCGCGACGAAGGCGCGTGCGAGAATCGTGGTCGACCCCGGCGAAGGAGGCTCGAGTGGCAACGATCGGCGACGTCGCCAGGGCCGCAGGCGTCTCACGGAGCACGGTGTCGTACGCGCTCTCCGGCAAGCGCGTCATCTCCGAGGAGACGCGGCAGCGCATCGAGGAGGCCATCCAGGCGCTCGGCTTCACACCCAACGCCGGCGCCCGCGCCCTCGCCACCGCGCACACGAACGTGCTCGGGCTGTATCTGCAGTTCCAGGAGGACGAGTTCGCTCCTGCGATGCTGCAGTACGTCCTCCCGGTGTCGACGACGGCGCGCGCCGAGGGCTACGACCTCCTGATGGTCACCGACGCCGACCTGGTCGGCGCGATCCGCCGGACGACCTCCTCGCACATGGTCGACGGCGTCGTGCTCCTCGACGTCACCTACGACGACGTCCGACTGGAGCCGTTGCGTGACGCCGCGCAGCCCGCCGTCCTCATCGGTTACGCCCGGGATTCCGCGGGTTTCGACTCGTTCGACCTCGATTTCGGCGAGGCGGCGCGGATGGCCGTGGACCACCTCGCGGAGCGCGGCCACCGCGAGCTGATGCTGGTCACGCCGCCCGGCCACGTGGCAGACCGCGGCGGCTCGTACGTGTGGCGCTTCCGGGACGCCGCCCTCGAGCGGGCGGCCCGGTACGGCCTGCGGCTGAGCGTCCACGCCGGAGACTCGCGTCACCCCGGGATCACCGAGGAGCTGGACCGGGCGTTCGACGCCCACCCCGAGGCGACGGCGCTGATCGTGCACAACGACGCGACCATCGCGGCGCTGCCGCGGTACCTCGGCGATCGCGGCATCCGCGTGCCGGACGACCTGTCGGTGGTCGGCGTCTTCTCCCAGGACTTCGGGCAGGCCTTCTCGCTGCCGTACACGGCGGTGGAGTCGCTGCCCGACCGGCTCGGCGAGCTCGCGGTGGAGCAGCTCGTCCGGCGCATCGCGGACCCGGCGATGGCCGGTGCGCCGATCGTGCGGCTCATCGAGCCCGGGTTCATCGACCGCGCCAGCACCCGCTCGCTGTAGGGATCGCGGCTCCTACCGCTGATTCTCCGCGGTTTCACCCGAGCGAACCGCTTCGACTTGAAATGCGCCCGAACCCGCGCTACAGTCATCGAACCGGTTCGACGATTAACTCGAACCCAACTCGACGGCGAAGGAGGCAGCAGCGTGGCAGTCACCATCTCGGACGTCGCCCGGCACGCGGGCGTGTCCCCGAGCACCGTCTCGTACGCGATCTCCGGCAAGCGCACCATCTCGCCCTCCACCCGCGAGCGGATCGACGCGGCGATCGCCCACCTCGGCTTCACCGCCAACGCGGGCGCCAGGGCCCTGGCCACCTCGCAGACGATGGTGATCGGCCTGCTCACGCAGTTCCACCAGGACGAGTTCGCGCCCGCCATGCTCCAGTACGTGCTCCCGGTCTCGGACACCGCCCGGGAGCTCGGCTACGACATCCTGCTCGTCACCGAGACCGACGCCACCGCGGCGCTGAACCGCGTGACCCGGACCGGCATGGTCGACGGCGTCGTGCTGCTCGACGTCATCCACGAGGACCCGCGGCTGGAGACCATGCGCGCGGCCCCGCAGCCCGGAGCGCTCGTCGGCCTCCCGAAGCACACCGAGGGGCTCGACGTCTTCGACCTGGACTTCGGGGAGTCGGCGCGCATGCTGGTCGACCACCTCTACGGGCTCGGACACCGGGAGATCGTGGTCGTCTCGCCGCCGAAGCACGTCTTCGAGCGCGGGGGAGCCTACGGCTGGCGCTTCAGGGACGCCGCCCTCGAGCGGGGTGCCAGGTACGGCCTCCAGATGCACCCGTACTACGGCGAGAGCCAGCAGCCGGCGATCGGCCACAGCATCAACGCGATCCTCGACGCCCGCCCGACGGCGACGGCGCTGATCGTCCACAACGACGCCACCATCGCGGCCCTGCCGGCGGTGCTGGCGGCGCGCGGAACCCGGGTGCCGACGGACTTGTCCGTCGTCAGCCTTTACTCCAAGGACTTCGGCCGAGCCTTCTCCCTGCCATACACGGCGGTGGAGAGCTCGCCCGATCAGCTGGGCCAGCACGCGGTCCGGCAACTCGTGCGGCGGATCACGAACCCGGAGCTCGCGGGAGCCCCGGTCACCCGATTCGTCGCGCCGGAACTGACGACCCGCGGAAGCACCCGATAACCCGACTCGAAACGCAGCGCATCCCCCACCGCTTCCCGGTCCTCACCGAACAACTGCACATCATTCAAGGAGGAATACTGTGATCGCCACCAAGCGAACGCGCATCATCGGCGCCGCCATGCTCGCGGCCACCATCATCGGCGGAGTCTCCGCCTGCTCCGGCGGTTCGGGCTCCGGCTCGTCCAGCAGCGCGGGCGGCACTTACACATTCTGGGATCCGTACCCCCAGTTCGACGCCTCTGCTGCCTGGACCAAGCTGGTCGAGCAGTGCGGCACCCAGGCCGGCGTCACCGTCAAGCGCACCGGTTACGACACCAGCGCGCTGACCAACAAGGCGCTCCTGGCCGGCCAGCAGGGCAGCTCGCCCGACCTGCTGCTGGTGGACAACCCGGTCGTCTCGACCCTCGCGGACGCCGGCATCCTGACCAGCACCGCCGAGAACAAGCTGGACACGTCGGCCATCCAGAAGAACATCATCGCCGCCGGCCAGATCGACGGGAAGACCTACGGCGTCCCGATCGGCGCGAACACCCTGGCGCTCTACTACAACAAGAAGGTCCTGGCCGCAGCCGGAGTCGACATCTCCACCGTCAAGGACTGGTCCAGCCTGACCGACGCGCTCGCCAAGGTGACCGCCGCCGGCAAGAAGGGAATCACCTTCTCGGCGATCGGCACCGAGGAGGGCAGCTTCCAGTTCCTGCCGTGGTTCTGGGGCTCCGGCGCCAACCTCAAGCAGCTCGACTCGTCGAAGGCGCAGCAGGCGCTCAGCCTCTGGACCGACTGGGTGAAGAAGGGCTACGCGCCCAACTCGGTGATCAACAACACCCAGACCACGTCCTGGCAGGAGTTCGCCACCGGCGACTACGCGTTCGGCGAGAACGGCACCTGGCAGCTCGGCAACGTGAAGGCGGCCGGGATCGACTACGGCATCCTGAACATCCCCGGGATCGACGGAGGCTCGGCTCCGGCCCCGACCGGCGGCGAGTTCATGACCATCCCGGTCCAGAAGGACACCGCCCGCTACGCCACGTCGAAGAAGATCGCCGAGTGCCTCACCAGCACCAAGAGCTTCGTGAACACCGACAACACCCTCTCCTACATCGCCCCGACCGCGGCGGCGCAGCAGGAGCAGGTGGCCGGGAACCCCGAGCTCAAGCCGTGGGTGGACGCCGTCGCGGCCGCGAAGGGCCGCACCAGCGACAACCTGGGCACCAAGTACCCGAAGATCTCCCAGCAGCTCTGGGGTGCGGTGCAGAACGCGCTCTCGGGTTCGCAGACCCCGCAGGCGGCACTCCAGGCCGCGCAGACGGCCGCCGCGGCAGCCACGAAGTAACCGCCCCACCGCAACAGAGGTAAAACCGATGACAACCCTCCAGACAGCGCCGAACGGCTCTGTCCGACCCGACGGCGGGGTGGCGGATGCCGCCACCCCGCCCCGGCGCCGCTCCTCACGGCGGCGCAGCGGCCAGTGGGCCGCCTGGGCGTTCCTCGCCCCGGTGGTCGTCTACCTGGTCGTCTTCTATGCCTTCCCGCTCTACCGGAACATCGAGCTGAGCGTCCGCGACTACACCGTGCGCTCGTTCGTGATGGGCGACGCCCCGTTCGTCGGCCTGGACAACTACGTCAAGGTGTTCCAGAACCCGACCTTCGCGCCGGCGATCCTCCACACCGCGCTGTTCACGGTGATCTCGATCGTCTTCCAGTTCTCGATCGGGATGGTGCTGGCGGTCTTCTTCCACCAGAACTTCCGCCTCTCGGGCACGTTGCGCGCGCTGTTCCTGGTGCCGTGGCTGCTGCCGCTGATCGTGTCGGCCTCCTCCTGGTCGTGGATGCTGAACAGCGACTCGGGCGTGGTCAACGCCGCCCTGCACGCGTTCGGGATCGCGCCGGTCAACTGGCTGACCTCGCCGGACTGGGCGCTGACCAGCGTGATCATCGCCAACATCTGGATCGGCATCCCGTTCAACCTGGTGATCCTGTACTCGGGGCTGCAGAACATCCCCACCGAGCTGTACGAGGCCGCGTCGCTCGACGGCGCCAACGCCTGGCAGAAGTTCTGGCGGGTCACCTTCCCGCTGCTGAAGCCGGTGTCGGCCATCACGATCCTGCTCGGACTGATCTACACGCTCAAGGTGTTCGACATCATCTGGATCATGACCCGCGGCGGCCCCGGCACCGCCTCGACCACGCTGTCGACCTGGTCGTACCAGCTCGGGTTCGCCTCCACGCTGCCCGACTTCAGCCCGGCGGCCGCCGTCGGCAACATCCTCATCGTGATCGCGCTGATCTTCGGCCTCATCTACATCCGCACCCAGCGAAAGCAGGACCTCGCATGACCGGCAAGCGGCCCTGGTGGAAGACCGCGCTCGGGGTGGTTCTGACCGCGCTGATGCTCTTCCCGGTCTATTGGATGATCAACGTCTCGCTCACACCGACGAGCCTGATGCGCAAGAGCCCGCCCGACCTGTTCCCGTTCCACGCGACCTTCGAGGGCTACCAGGCCGTCATCAACGACCAGCTCCCGAACCTCGGCACCAGCCTCCTCGTCGGGCTGGGCACCGTGATCCTCACCGTCGCGATCGCCGCGCCTGCGGCCTACTCGCTGGCGAAGCTGCGCCCGCGGGGGAGGGGCGTCCTCAACTTCGTGCTGCTGATCGCGCAGATGATCCCCGGCATCATCATGGCGATGGGGTTCTACGCGATCTACCTCAACCTCGGGATGCTCAACAGCATCGGCGGCCTCATCGTCGCCGACTCGACCCTGGCCGTCCCGTTCGGGGTGCTGATCTTCTCCGCCTTCATGGCCGGGATCCCGGACGAGCTGCTGAGCGCGGCGAAGATCGACGGCGCGGGAACGTGGCGCACGTTCCGCAGCATCGTGCTGCCGGTCAGCCGCAACTCGATCGTGACCGTCTCCCTGTTCGCGTTCCTGTGGGCGTGGTCGGACTTCATCTTCGCCTCGACGCTGAACTCGGGCGGCCCGCTGCAGACCGTGACGCTCGGCATCTACAAGTACATCGGCAACAACAACCAGGAGTGGAACGCGATCATGGCCACCGCCGTCGTCGCCTCCATCCCCGCCGCTGTGCTGCTTGTGATCGCCCAGAAGTACGTCGCCGCCGGGGTCACGGCCGGCGCGGTCAAGGACTGATCCGTGGCCGACCGATCAGACCTCGCGCTCGACATCGACGAGGTGCCCTTCTCCACGCGCGGCTCGTGGCTGGACCTCTCCCGCATCGTCGGACTGCATCGCCGGGCGGACGACGTCCACCTGGTGACGCACCGGACCGGGATGCACCCGATCCTCAGGCTGACGCCCCGGCTCGACGGCGCGGACGCGGAGTGCCGGGTCGCGCTGCGCCCGCACACGATGGCCTGGGAGCGCGACGGTGCGGTGATCGAGGCCGTGTTCGACGGCCCGGACGCGCTCCGCCTGCGCGGCGACGGGCTCGGGATGCGGTTCGCGGCGCCGGCCGAGCTCACCCCGTTCACCGGTGGCTACCTCTTCCGCGACCCGCTCGACGGCGCGTTCGTGCTCACCAGCTACGAGTCGGGCCGGCGGTACCGGCTGACCGTCCTGCGCGGCGACGTGGAGGTTGTCGGCGCCGAGGTCACCGGCAGCGGCAAGCGTCACATCGAGGCAGGCTCGGCGCCCTGGGAGATCGCGCTCGAAGAGCTCGGCACGGCCGCCGCACCCTACGCCGCCACCGCGACCTTCGAGGAGCTCGTCGCGCGGCAGCGGAGCGCGTTCGAGGCCTACGCCGACCGTCTCCGCGGTGCCGCCGAGGAAACCCCGGGGACGCGGAAGGCCGCCTACGTCCTGTGGTCGGCCACTGTCGCCCCGTCGGGCTTCGTCGGACGGGAGGCCGTCCT
This genomic stretch from Leifsonia sp. EB41 harbors:
- a CDS encoding LamG-like jellyroll fold domain-containing protein — translated: MTSRTTPRRRWSPTALTATLTAFALGASGAALAAAPAVALPGAASTLEVHADQPFRPVTHVATGSLYGLASGTVPSDSLVQAIKPNTFVQMAPGGHQLPNGEPAPAGDALVVAPEAAAAGAKVVVRMSDWYPDFPYKWVSWSDWLGAVDTQVKAVQASGAKNISAYALWNEPDWTWDTAKAGSFNDAWTRTYREVRSLDATTPIQGPSYSDNISGMQGFLANAVATNTVPDIIAWHELESSSHIQGDIAKVEAIEKSLGITPRPIAIEEYATPSEIGVPGPLVGYIAKFERYGVDNAELAFWNHYGTLGDTLTDTGGSPNGSYWLYTWYGDMSGSMVTTTPPASTGLDGAASVTADKTEVDVIAGGGSGATAIHVDGLNALKFGNAVGVKLEYTPSYGRTTPTAAPITISNTLYHVGSDGSITVPVAMNAAFGYHLVITRPNTVTNLNGQYTLTNGNSGLALDTAGTSADQAAATGGASQMWKLVYSGAGLYKVVNGATHAVLGVQSAPTANGAQVVVGADTGGDDQLWQVIPAADGRVKLANAGSGLVLAVSSMSTAPGASVVQWTDGAPTCAVDGPRAPGRVGTALDFCHTASYVSLPAGIVSGLTADYTVSAWVDPSANTTWSRVFDFGNGPGTNMFLTVNSGTGLRFAITTGGPGAEQRIDATSVLPVGQWSLVTVTLSGTTGTLYVNGQVVGTNTNMTVHPSAMGATPNDWIGKSQYNDPALDAKVDDFNIYSRALGASEVAALASATVGSGDVAHYAFDEAGGTTIVDSSSHGRNGTLVVVTASGTSTTASDAATADHFWTLTPVAG
- a CDS encoding extracellular solute-binding protein; its protein translation is MIATKRTRIIGAAMLAATIIGGVSACSGGSGSGSSSSAGGTYTFWDPYPQFDASAAWTKLVEQCGTQAGVTVKRTGYDTSALTNKALLAGQQGSSPDLLLVDNPVVSTLADAGILTSTAENKLDTSAIQKNIIAAGQIDGKTYGVPIGANTLALYYNKKVLAAAGVDISTVKDWSSLTDALAKVTAAGKKGITFSAIGTEEGSFQFLPWFWGSGANLKQLDSSKAQQALSLWTDWVKKGYAPNSVINNTQTTSWQEFATGDYAFGENGTWQLGNVKAAGIDYGILNIPGIDGGSAPAPTGGEFMTIPVQKDTARYATSKKIAECLTSTKSFVNTDNTLSYIAPTAAAQQEQVAGNPELKPWVDAVAAAKGRTSDNLGTKYPKISQQLWGAVQNALSGSQTPQAALQAAQTAAAAATK
- a CDS encoding RNA polymerase subunit sigma-70 is translated as MDDQLLHAALGGDRAAFDALTAPHRRELHVHCYRMLGSVQDAEDAVQDTLLSAWLGLPGFEGRSSLRTWLYRIATNRCLNVLRAGRRRPAEVDAPVARPTALGEVSWLEPYPDSLLDGLPDDAPGPEAQYESREAVTLAFTRALQLLPPSQRAALLLRDVLGYPAAEAADLLGVTVDSLNGALKRARATLADAPHAVDPIDPDPELLERFVTAFTSGAVEDLVALMSDDVWVRMPPLPFEYRGPEAAAAFFAPMTDHRRTIERMVPTGANGQPAWGEYVRDPVSGGLHLVGVLVIGVAGGRVAEVTHFEPGAGAWLGLPRRLAG
- a CDS encoding lipase family alpha/beta hydrolase, producing the protein MSLLKKLLVAATAAALGSLAIALPAQADTVSVSPPGANDWSCVPSAAHPYPVILVPGTFESMAKNWSTMSPVLKQAGYCVFALDYGQYNGVDASGPIAQSAQQLAPFVDAVLASTKATKVDLVGHSQGGMMPRYYLGFLGGAKKVHQLIGIAPSNHGTHGVIVPGPDGLPALTSADPSACPACADQTAGSAFLQKLNSIGDTVRGPSYTVISTTHDEVVTPYQSQALSGSPSQVTNTVIQDKCPADPIEHDQSPNDPVVQQLVLEALSVPNGPADPAYQPNCAG
- a CDS encoding carbohydrate ABC transporter permease translates to MTGKRPWWKTALGVVLTALMLFPVYWMINVSLTPTSLMRKSPPDLFPFHATFEGYQAVINDQLPNLGTSLLVGLGTVILTVAIAAPAAYSLAKLRPRGRGVLNFVLLIAQMIPGIIMAMGFYAIYLNLGMLNSIGGLIVADSTLAVPFGVLIFSAFMAGIPDELLSAAKIDGAGTWRTFRSIVLPVSRNSIVTVSLFAFLWAWSDFIFASTLNSGGPLQTVTLGIYKYIGNNNQEWNAIMATAVVASIPAAVLLVIAQKYVAAGVTAGAVKD
- a CDS encoding SRPBCC domain-containing protein is translated as MTTQTATDYTTTIDLDRSPDEVSAAIADVGRWWLGDVTGQAERVGDEFTYRYRDLHDSTQQVTVFEPGRRIVWDVIDSELGFVAEPDPWTGTRIVFDLQPSGDGTRLTFTHEGLTPAKECYDACSAGWDHFVVGSLRRFVETGAGVPL
- a CDS encoding carbohydrate ABC transporter permease: MTTLQTAPNGSVRPDGGVADAATPPRRRSSRRRSGQWAAWAFLAPVVVYLVVFYAFPLYRNIELSVRDYTVRSFVMGDAPFVGLDNYVKVFQNPTFAPAILHTALFTVISIVFQFSIGMVLAVFFHQNFRLSGTLRALFLVPWLLPLIVSASSWSWMLNSDSGVVNAALHAFGIAPVNWLTSPDWALTSVIIANIWIGIPFNLVILYSGLQNIPTELYEAASLDGANAWQKFWRVTFPLLKPVSAITILLGLIYTLKVFDIIWIMTRGGPGTASTTLSTWSYQLGFASTLPDFSPAAAVGNILIVIALIFGLIYIRTQRKQDLA
- a CDS encoding LacI family DNA-binding transcriptional regulator, giving the protein MAVTISDVARHAGVSPSTVSYAISGKRTISPSTRERIDAAIAHLGFTANAGARALATSQTMVIGLLTQFHQDEFAPAMLQYVLPVSDTARELGYDILLVTETDATAALNRVTRTGMVDGVVLLDVIHEDPRLETMRAAPQPGALVGLPKHTEGLDVFDLDFGESARMLVDHLYGLGHREIVVVSPPKHVFERGGAYGWRFRDAALERGARYGLQMHPYYGESQQPAIGHSINAILDARPTATALIVHNDATIAALPAVLAARGTRVPTDLSVVSLYSKDFGRAFSLPYTAVESSPDQLGQHAVRQLVRRITNPELAGAPVTRFVAPELTTRGSTR
- a CDS encoding LacI family DNA-binding transcriptional regulator; this encodes MATIGDVARAAGVSRSTVSYALSGKRVISEETRQRIEEAIQALGFTPNAGARALATAHTNVLGLYLQFQEDEFAPAMLQYVLPVSTTARAEGYDLLMVTDADLVGAIRRTTSSHMVDGVVLLDVTYDDVRLEPLRDAAQPAVLIGYARDSAGFDSFDLDFGEAARMAVDHLAERGHRELMLVTPPGHVADRGGSYVWRFRDAALERAARYGLRLSVHAGDSRHPGITEELDRAFDAHPEATALIVHNDATIAALPRYLGDRGIRVPDDLSVVGVFSQDFGQAFSLPYTAVESLPDRLGELAVEQLVRRIADPAMAGAPIVRLIEPGFIDRASTRSL